The Butyrivibrio fibrisolvens genome window below encodes:
- a CDS encoding LacI family DNA-binding transcriptional regulator, with protein MAKKAGVSVATVSYVLNDKGNQDK; from the coding sequence ATAGCAAAAAAAGCAGGTGTATCCGTGGCTACTGTTTCATATGTTTTAAATGATAAAGGGAACCAAGATAAGTGA